A DNA window from Theobroma cacao cultivar B97-61/B2 chromosome 5, Criollo_cocoa_genome_V2, whole genome shotgun sequence contains the following coding sequences:
- the LOC18600351 gene encoding sodium/hydrogen exchanger 1, protein MSTFDPMPHLSAVQNSTDFLSTSTIIALTVFFSLLCACIIIGHLLEENRWANESITALLVGLCAGAVVLLVSKGTSSQILVFSEDLFFLYLLPPIIFNAGFQVKKKQFFKNFTIILMFGIFGTVISFCLISLGAILLFKRIGVTSLSTQDYLAVGAILSATDSVCTLQVLSQDETPFLYSVVFGEGVVNDATSIVLFNSVQSIDFSNIDATISLKLLGTFLYLFFTSTILGIVAGLLSAFIIKTLYFGRHSTDREVALMMIMAYLSYMLAELLSLSGILTIFFCGIVMSHYTWHNVTESSRVTTKHAFATISFIAEIFIFLYVGMDALDIDKWKASSASAGTSVAVSSTMFALVLVGRAAFVYPLANFTNCIRKRDSTKIEFRQQFIMWWAGLMRGAVTIALSYNQFSNSEDLSTHDSALMITSTIIVVLFSTVVFGSITKPLIEAVLLRHAKPNISDATDIPSLEDLRILFIENGEPSDLAENQPPPAVPKRSSLRLLMTHPTWTVHYLWRKFDDRFMRPVFGGRGFVPFVPGSPTGAADEPSARH, encoded by the exons ATGTCCACCTTTGATCCTATGCCACATCTTTCAGCAGTCCAGAATTCAACAGATTTTCTTAGTACTAGCACCATCATTGCACTTACTGTCTTCTTTTCACTTCTCTGTGCTTGTATCATCATAGGACATCTACTAGAAGAGAATCGGTGGGCTAATGAATCTATCACAGCACTTCTTGTG GGTTTGTGTGCTGGAGCTGTGGTGTTGTTAGTGAGTAAAGGAACTAGTTCGCAGATTCTAGTGTTTAGTGAGGACTTGTTCTTCCTTTACTTGCTTCCTCCAATAATTTTCAATGCCGG ATTCCAGGTCAAGAAAAAGCAGTTTTTCAAGAATTTCACAATAATATTGATGTTTGGAATATTTGGCACAGTAATTTCATTCTGCCTCATATCACTAG GTGCCATTTTGCTGTTCAAGAGAATCGGTGTGACATCCCTGAGTACTCAAGATTACTTAG CTGTTGGTGCCATCTTGTCAGCAACTGATTCTGTGTGCACATTGCAG GTTCTCAGTCAAGATGAAACACCCTTCCTCTACAGTGTTGTGTTTGGGGAGGGAGTAGTGAATGATGCTACTTCTATTGTGCTTTTCAATTCAGTCCAGTCAATTGATTTCAGCAACATTGATGCCACAATATCATTGAAACTGTTGGGAACCtttctttaccttttcttCACCAGTACCATTCTTGGTATAGTA GCGGGTCTTTTAAGTGCTTTTATCATAAAAACGCTTTACTTTGGAAG GCATTCAACAGACCGGGAAGTTGCACTTATGATGATCATGGCTTATTTGTCATATATGTTGGCTGAG CTACTGAGTCTCAGTGGGATTTTGACAATTTTCTTCTGTGGCATTGTCATGTCACACTACACATGGCATAATGTTACTGAAAGCTCGAGGGTAACAACAAA GCATGCATTTGCAACAATTTCATTCATTgcagaaatatttatattccTTTATGTTGGCATGGATGCGTTGGACATTGACAAATGGAAAGCCAGCAGTGCAAg TGCAGGAACTTCTGTTGCTGTCAGCTCAACGATGTTTGCATTGGTGTTGGTTGGAAGGGCAGCATTTGTATACCCTCTGGCAAATTTCACAAACTGTATCCGGAAACGAGACAGTACAAAGATTGAGTTTAGACAACAG TTTATAATGTGGTGGGCAGGCCTCATGAGAGGTGCAGTTACCATTGCACTGTCTTATAACCAG TTTTCGAACTCTGAGGATTTATCGACACACGATTCAGCTCTAATGATCACCTCTACCATAATTGTAGTCCTGTTTAGTACAGTG GTCTTTGGTTCCATAACCAAGCCTTTGATCGAAGCAGTGCTGCTAAGACATGCAAAACCCAACATCTCAGACGCTACTGATATCCCTAGCCTGGAAGACTTAAGAATCCTGTTCATTGAGAATGGTGAACCAAGTGACTTGGCAGAGAATCAACCACCACCAGCAGTCCCCAAGAGAAGTAGTTTGAGGTTGCTAATGACTCACCCTACATGGACTGTCCACTACCTGTGGAGAAAATTTGATGACAGATTCATGAGACCAGTTTTTGGTGGAAGGGGATTTGTTCCATTTGTACCTGGTTCACCCACTGGTGCAGCTGATGAACCTTCAGCACGGCATTAG